The following are encoded together in the Cicer arietinum cultivar CDC Frontier isolate Library 1 chromosome 2, Cicar.CDCFrontier_v2.0, whole genome shotgun sequence genome:
- the LOC101489145 gene encoding probable arabinosyltransferase ARAD1, whose protein sequence is MTMVERNLNSSKIVSKKSLFFLMTMTSIMFLMSWFFVLRSTGRPNFIDLNLLPNSKLLSTLEDSKFQTKSQNIESSFGNRAILVDTEDVEEESETKNDINDGVKCSSNIRNDDFLLKVFMYDLPSEFHFGLLDWKQSGESVWPNVRTTIPGYPGGLNLQHSIEFWLTLDILASQVTNAPKAKTVIRVQNSSEADIIFVPFFSSLSYNRNSKSSPNVKKTKNMILQEKLVKYLTSQEEWKKSGGKDHLIIAHHPNSMLDARMKLWPATFILSDFGRYPSSVVNVEKDVIAPYKHLISSYVNDNSNFDSRPTLLYFQGAIYRKDGGYVRQELYYSLKDEKDVHFSFGSIKNDGIKKATEGMRSSKFCLNIAGDTPSSNRLFDAIASHCVPVIISDEIELPFEDVLDYSEFCVFVQSIDAIKENYLINFIRSIGKEEWTKMWNKLKEVEHFFEYNFPSKEGDAVQMIWQAVSHKVSAVKLKLNRSRRFSRSPPSIEKGLKSINVPKNFW, encoded by the exons ATGACAATGGTTGAGAGAAATTTGAATTCTTCTAAGATTGTTTCTAAAAAATCATTGTTTTTCTTAATGACAATGACATCAATCATGTTCTTAATGTCATGGTTCTTCGTTCTGCGGTCCACGGGCCGTCCTAATTTCATCGATCTCAACTTATTGCCAAATTCAAAGCTTTTATCCACCCTTGAAGACTCGAAGTTTCAAACGAAAAGCCAGAACATCGAGTCCTCATTCGGAAACCGTGCGATTCTAGTGGATACCGAAGATGTTGAAGAGGAAAGTGAGACAAAGAATGATATAAATGATGGTGTAAAATGTAGTAGTAATATTAGAAATGATGATTTTCTTCTCAAGGTTTTCATGTATGATTTACCATCTGAATTTCATTTTGGACTCTTGGATTGGAAACAAAGTGGTGAAAGTGTTTGGCCTAATGTTAGAACAACAATACCTGGTTACCCTGGTGGTTTGAATTTGCAACATAGTATAGAATTTTGGCTTACATTGGACATTCTTGCATCACAAGTAACTAATGCTCCTAAGGCTAAGACGGTGATTCGAGTTCAAAACTCTAGCGAAGCCGACATTATATTCGTGCCATTCTTTTCGTCGTTGAGCTATAACCGAAACTCAAAAAGTAGTCCAAATGTGAAGAAGACAAAGAACATGATACTTCAAGAGAAGTTAGTGAAGTATTTGACATCTCAAGAGGAATGGAAGAAATCAGGAGGAAAAGATCATTTGATTATAGCACACCATCCTAATAGTATGTTGGATGCAAGAATGAAATTATGGCCAGCTACATTTATACTTTCTGATTTTGGAAGATATCCTTCAAGTGTAGTTAATGTTGAAAAAGATGTGATTGCACCTTATAAGCATTTGATTAGTTCATATGTCAATGATAATTCCAACTTTGATAGCCGTCCAACATTGTTGTACTTCCAAGGAGCAATATATAGAAAAGAT GGAGGTTATGTAAGGCAAGAGCTATATTATTCATTGAAAGATGAAAAGGATGTACATTTTTCATTTGggagtattaaaaatgatgGAATCAAGAAAGCAACAGAAGGCATGCGATCTTCAAAATTCTGTCTCAACATAGCAGGCGACACGCCTTCATCGAACCGCTTATTCGATGCAATCGCTAGTCATTGTGTCCCCGTGATCATCAGTGACGAAATTGAACTACCGTTCGAGGACGTCCTCGACTACTCCGAGTTCTGCGTATTTGTTCAGTCTATCGATGCTATCAAGGAAAATTATCTCATAAATTTCATAAGGAGTATAGGCAAAGAAGAGTGGACAAAAATGTGGAACAAGTTGAAAGAGGTTGAACATttttttgaatataattttcCATCTAAGGAAGGTGATGCTGTACAGATGATTTGGCAGGCTGTTTCACATAAGGTTTCTGCTGTGAAATTGAAGTTAAATAGATCTAGGAGGTTTTCAAGGTCCCCTCCAAGTATAGAGAAAGGATTGAAATCAATAAATGTACCTAAAAACTTTtggtga
- the LOC101495718 gene encoding uncharacterized protein yields the protein MSSLNLNIDNGFSLDLKVSPSSHVPSSSNTSLMGHANETESEKTEIPFEILNPLVINPKEKMITNKQGDEGYFGNEKNNLPLNVGEEENEAKNSSLAIEKIGNTKLSIRGHWRPNEDAKLIEVVGKLGPQNWNNIAQHLHGRSGKSCRLRWCNQLDPKLNRGVFSEEEEEKLLAAHKIYGNKWALICKLFPGRTDNAVKNHWHVLMARRLRNQSSTSSKMKKSTFQISSNILMNMNLTNYNVASESTISSTIDESNSTCTNLNLITMPNFHNNHALPNFQTYGSQIGLLGERNVAARDNGFDKFFSASTKGSCDCHMGKLKIMDKSNYSDSISEVSISQSVATNKTNVSILGESENVKDKIKRSFIDFLGVGET from the exons atgAGTTCACTAAATTTGAACATTGATAATGGTTTCTCTTTGGACTTGAAAGTTTCACCTTCATCTCATGTTCCTTCTTCATCTAATACTTCACTTATGGGTCATGCTAATGAAACAGAGTCTGAAAAGACTGAAATACCCTTTGAAATTTTGAACCCTTTAGTGATCAATCCTAAGGAAAAAATGATTACAAACAAACAAGGGGATGAAGGGTATTTTGGGAATGAGAAAAATAACTTACCTTTGAACGTTGGTGAGGAGGAAAATGAAGCAAAAAATAGTTCTTTGGCCATTGAGAAAATTGGGAACACTAAGCTTAGTATTAGAGGTCATTGGAGACCAAATGAAGATGCTAAGCTCATTGAAGTTGTTGGAAAATTGGGTCCTCAAAATTGGAACAACATTGCTCAACATCTACATGGAAGATCAG GGAAAAGTTGTAGATTAAGGTGGTGTAATCAACTAGATCCTAAACTTAACAGAGGAGTATTCAGTGAGGAAGAAGAGGAGAAACTTTTGGCAGCACATAAAATTTATGGTAACAAATGGGCATTAATTTGCAAACTATTTCCTGGAAGGACAGACAATGCAGTCAAAAATCATTGGCATGTGCTCATGGCTAGGAGGCTAAGGAATCAATCATCAACTTCTTCTAAAATGAAAAAGTCAACATTTCAaatttcttcaaatattttgatgaaTATGAATTTGACAAACTATAATGTGGCTAGTGAATCAACCATCTCAAGTACCATTGATGAATCTAATTCAACTTGCACCAATCTCAACCTCATTACTATGCCTAATTTTCATAACAATCATGCTTTGCCTAATTTCCAAACCTATGGTTCTCAAATAG GTTTACTTGGAGAAAGAAATGTAGCTGCAAGGGATAATGGTTTTGACAAGTTTTTCAGTGCTTCCACCAAAGGTTCATGTGATTGTCACATGGGAAAGCTTAAGATTATGGACAAATCCAATTATTCAGATTCAATCTCAGAAGTTTCAATATCTCAGTCAGTTGCAACCAACAAGACCAATGTATCAATTTTGGGGGAAAGTGAAAATGTGAAGGATAAGATTAAAAGGTCATTTATTGACTTTCTAGGAGTTGGTGAAACATAG